A region of Myxococcaceae bacterium DNA encodes the following proteins:
- a CDS encoding SRPBCC family protein: protein MMAQKSLRNLIWVGFGWIASFGLWAELKPYEAEPPDIVLTAPQQANMAAGKLVYVMDHTLGQLKEVAIAFRVKASPEKVWRVLSDFGQYPQWSYRVGSAVGQFLGNDHWLVDFTTHLKQHYYLVHHVPMKDWLSWHTDHSQLNDCVLDTVGFWRVKAVEGFDHLSDVFWYGRMRFSRLCANGIFEIGGFDARSMGQIIYKNLRLQAESLLISGPDPKHTVLPIEP from the coding sequence ATGATGGCTCAAAAAAGCCTACGGAATCTGATCTGGGTTGGCTTTGGGTGGATCGCGTCCTTTGGGCTTTGGGCGGAATTGAAACCGTACGAAGCAGAACCGCCGGATATCGTCCTCACCGCCCCACAGCAAGCAAATATGGCAGCGGGGAAGCTGGTCTATGTGATGGATCATACGCTGGGCCAGCTCAAAGAAGTGGCGATCGCTTTTCGAGTGAAAGCGTCTCCTGAGAAAGTTTGGCGTGTTTTGAGTGACTTTGGTCAGTATCCCCAATGGTCGTACCGTGTTGGAAGTGCGGTGGGACAATTTTTGGGGAATGATCACTGGTTGGTCGACTTTACAACCCATCTCAAGCAACACTATTATCTCGTTCACCATGTTCCCATGAAAGATTGGCTGAGCTGGCATACCGATCATTCTCAATTGAACGATTGCGTGTTGGATACGGTTGGATTTTGGCGCGTGAAAGCGGTCGAGGGTTTCGATCATCTTTCCGATGTATTTTGGTACGGGAGGATGCGTTTCAGCAGACTGTGTGCGAACGGAATTTTTGAAATCGGAGGATTTGATGCGCGCAGCATGGGGCAGATCATTTACAAAAACCTTCGTTTGCAGGCAGAGTCTCTGTTGATTTCTGGCCCTGATCCTAAGCACACCGTTTTGCCGATCGAGCCATAA